aaatacattaACATGCATACGACAGTGATTGGTTTATCatatgacctttaacctatgcaaattaattcatgcaaatatgtatgcaaatagatAAAACATGTACTTCATATTCAAATGCAAATATCTATATTTTGCCCTCGGAGTACACAAACTATGTTCCTTTCcctttttctttaaaataaagttttagACTAATATTTAGTTGTATTTAGATGAAATTtagttaaaatatttgttaaaaatcTCTACAAATCCACAACGTAAAGTTTACAACTACAATACTCTAACTTTGAAagttaaatttaaaacaacTATAACACTACACAAAATATGGCATCTCATGCATtatagtttcatttttttttaaaatgaaacttgtaaaacatacaatttgTGCTAAATAATGAgatttatttttcacttttggaAAATTATATGAGTTTCTATGAGTTCTTTGAAGACATGATAATTTTATATTGGATATTTCAATATCTTATCTACCAATAGGTAAGCTTCTTACAAACAACTGAAGTAAAATAGAACACCATGATTGGCTGATAAAACTACTAGTAGTCATCATTGACCAATTATCAACCACGTTACACAGTAGATACCTGATATTGAGAGCTGAACAAGATCATATATGCTTCTGATAACATACATCATAacacacacaagccaagttgtatgtcttcaaacagaaaatatgacatttacaccttggttgttctatgtcatgaaaACACATCTCTGCCAATGGTTCTGTGGCATTCTCACAATATGCATAAAAAAGTtcataattaatgtttattattacatttttgcgcaggtacaattatattattctcaaatattttctTCACTCAGCCTAAAAAACTTGTAACCAAGAGTtttgttccccccccccccgccctctGTCAGTTGTATTTTCCTCAACTGAATGAATAAGCATATTGAGGCAATAATATCCCCAAGTATACTAATTTCAAATATACttttcaaacataaaaaaagaAAGTTCTATCCATAGCTAAAATCAAATATTAATCTATAACTCTTAAAGAAATGTTCCCCTCACTATACACCAACACCTCCTCTGAGGAGAAAGTGGTATGACCCAACTAGTGATTCTGTATAAACAAGAACAAACCATTCTTTCATTTAGGGATGTGATTAAGGTCACCATTTTTCAGCCATCTATTTTTTTCATCCTGGGACCAAGTACTGAgcaaatcatttcatttcaactgaCATGTTCAGAAATTACTAGCAAAATAAAATTTTTCTAAAAACAAACCATGAATTATAGATAAAAACTTTTCTGCTGAGACAGATTACCCTGACTTTACATTTGTGGTGTACGTGTTATTACGACTTTGCAGACAAAACCTACAATGAAAATCAATCAAATTGCAAAAATAGAATTGACTGTCGTAAGGTAAACTGCACcttggggtcaaaggtcattggaATTTAAAGTTCTCCAAACTTTGGCATATGGTAGCTTGCTTCTGATCATTTTTGAAGTATGACAAAaaatttggggtttcaccaTCTAGTTTTCAGGGAAATTAACAATCTGATAATTTCTCATACAGTACTGCATGagaaaatatgacaatatggccactgaatacaTACAGTGTTCAACATTGAACACGTACTGTATTTGGTGGCCATGATTATCAACTTTGTCTGGCAAGCATTCTCTACACACAGCTACAGTAATTCAAattgaaacatattttttgtatctCAACATCTATAAGCATAAGGAAATATTGGCATAAAATTACCATATCATGTGTTGGTGTCGCACTTCCATATATGGGCAACTAGGTCACATCCAGATAACTTGACACATCAACATAATATAGGTATCATGTGACTTAGTTTAACCAATCAGCTTCTATGCATGATATTACTGAGTTGTCAGTATCAAGTTTGCAGGCTGTGTTGAGAGAAAGCTTACCAGGTTGACAACAAAGCCTATCTAACGTTATAATGCTTGGACATTTGGCAAGATTCCGTCTGTTTGCTACTAAGTTTATAAAACATCTACAAAAACATGCCCACCTGCAATAAAACTGAATCTGAAATACTGCTTTGACtaaattaataatataaatCTGACTTTCCCAAATTATTCTGTAAATCTGAACTTTTTGCTTATTTCATGGAAGAGAGGAAAACTAGAACATATGTACCATACAAGTtgaaaacttgtttgaatttgaaCCACAACACAcactattacaatgtactaaaTATACTGTGTGAATTGTTTAGTCTTCAGGAACCTGTTATAGACCAAATGTTCACAGAATTTGAAATGCAAATTATGGAAAATATCACAGTTAACAGTAATCTTGGTATCTATTCTTGCAATAGCCAGACCAAATTCAGTTCTTGTTTCTCCAACATAGCCAGACCAAATTCAGTTATTGTTTCTCCAACATAGCAATACCAAATTATGTTCTTGTTTCTCCAACATAGCCATACCAAATTCAGTTCTTGTTTCTCCAACATAGCCAGACCAAATTCAGTTATTGTTTCTCCAACATAGCCATACCAAATTCAGTTCTTGTTTCTTCAACATAGCAATACCAAATTACGTTCTTGTTTCTCCAACATAGCCATACCAAATTCAGTTATTGTTTCTCCAACATAGCCATACCAAATTCAGTTATTGTTTCTCCACCATAGCCAGAGCAAATTCAGTTATTGTTTCTCCAACATAGCAATACCAAATTACGTTCTTGTTTCTCCAACATAGCCTTACCAAATTCAGTTATTGTTTCTCCAACATAGCCATACCAAATTCAGTTCTTGTTTCTCCAACATAGCTATAGCAAATTCAGTTATTGTTTCTCCAACATAGCCAGACCAAATTCAGTTCTTGTTTCTCCAACATAGCCAGACCAAATTCAGTTATTGTTTCTCCAACATAGCCAGAGCAAATTCAGTTATTGTTTCTCCAACATAGCCATACCAAATTCAGTTATTGTTTCTCCAACATAGCCATACCAAATTCAGTTCTTGTTTCTCCAACATAGCCAGAGCAAATTCAGTTATTGTTTCGCCAACATAGCCAGACCAAATTCAGTTATTGTTTCTCCAACATAGCAATACCAAATTATGTTCTTGTTTCTCCAACATAGCCATACCAAAGTCAATTATTGTTTCTCCAACATAGCCATACCAAATTCAGTTATTGTTTCTCCAACATAGCCATACCAAATTACGTTCTTGTTTCTCCAACATAGCCTTACCAAATTCAGTTATTGTTTCTCCAACATAGCCATACCAAATTCAGTTATTGTTTCTCCAACATAGCCATACCAAAGTCAATTATTGTTTCTCCAACATAGCCATACCAAAGTCAATTATTGTTTCTCCAACATAGCCATACCAAAGTCAATTATTGTTTATCCATCATATCCATCATTTTTATGATGTGAGATGTTAAGTATTTTCTGTAACAACAATCTTTCTCCAATGAACATTCAGAAAGTATTTGTTTCCTTTtcaatatgacatacatgttcatacatcaacaatttgaatacaatatatttgttggcaCATGATGGCACAAGAAATTCTGAAATCtaggattatttcatttcctGTTGAGAGTTGACCCAAAATATTGAATAGTGGGGTACAAGAACCAAAAATGTATTTGGGAAGAAatagaatacaaatattttttttgtaatcctTTGAGGATTACCAAAATAAAGTTTAACTACAATAAATCTGTCAATAACAACTACCCGTCACATATCATGAAAACAAAGCTGCTTTCATCAAATCCAATGGATCTGTACTATGCATGGCAAGTTGTTGAGTTCTTTCCGCCACTGATAACTCCtgagatgatgatgattctTCTTCTCTCTTCACTGGCAGCTCTGTCGATGTCTTGGACGCTGACGAACTACTTTCTGTCGTTGATgtgtcattttttgttttgcttttttcTTCACCTTCTCCCTCATCATCTTCTTCTACCATTTCATTGATTATTTGAGGAAATTCACGAGGAATCTGTAGTTTTAGGTGTAACACTCTCTCAGTACCTGGTGATGAAAACAAAGGTATGGATGTATTGCAACTAAAGTAGAATAATGCCAACCTGTGTATTAGCATATGTACAGGCATATGTAAtgcacaccacacacacacacacacacacacacacacacacacacacacacacacacacacacacacacacacacacatacaaatggcAGCAcctatttcatacatacatacatacatacatacatacatacatacatacatacatacacacacacacacacacacacacataataaagtacaaattacaagttacatattgtacacTGATTCCTGATGATTTACTAACAATGgtataaaacattttgattttttcacAAAAGTTTACCATTCCTTGACACTTACCTTTTGCACTCATACTTCGAAGATCTGTGATTTTCATCAGAATTTTGGCAAATGTGTGTGGTTCAGACGGCCTTCTCCTTCGTACATAAATCCTTAGTGCCTCTAGATACGGTTCTTGCATTTTTTCAACCTTTTCGGGCTCAATAAGACCACAGCGATCTGTAAAGAAATCTCAATTGATTTGTTCTTGGTTTTGGAATACAGTATTACGACTTAACAGAAAAATCCAGTCAGACTAATTTCTGGCAttagtattgattactgctatcataTGATTTTAGGTTATACATGCATATGACTTCAAATCTCCTCTCTAAacaggaatatatatatatatattattattttttttatttattttttgttcatacctattgcgctctgccactgcggtatagagcactgtcttagcagattgatactcaccgagttatatatatctATTGTGCAATCAGACTCTTTCATTATTAAAGTAAAGTCTGACTAATTTTAATAGTcgtctcccccctcccccaccccatccctCCATACTTACCTCCACTTATAAGGCATATTGCTGACAAGAGGGCGACTTCACTTTCATCTAAATTGAGACTATAAACTTGCTTTGCAAATTGTCCAATAGTGTCAATTAATGTTCCAAAGCCTCCACTTTTCAGTTGTTCATTTGTTAACATCAACCCTGATGTAAATGTCACACTTCCATCGTCACTGTTAAAACGGTAACTTATTCTGAGAATCTACAAAGAggaagtaaaacaaaatatgaaagatCGGTAAACTATATACAACAGTCAAATAACAGATAGTTGTTAGTCAACAGTCAATagtactctctctctctcactgcTGTGCTGTATTTAAGGTTCTCTTTATTGGTGATACTAATGTTCAGAGTACATCATTCAAGACCTAGTAAACACACAACTTACCATGACTTCCAGACATGCTGCTTTGAGCAAAGTAATCTGGTCTTGAGTTTTAAGTTGAAGAAAACCTGGTATTTTTTTGGCAAATTCCACCACCATGATAATGGCTCTAGATGACATATCTGTGACGTATTCAAACATCAGTAGATCAGTCTCATTTGTTCTAAGTCCAGGCGTAGGAGCTGATGcctgtaaaatgtaaaaaaaatttacagGATGAAAACAAGGAAGTAAATAAAATGCCAGACATGGCAAAGGTTATAGAACTCTGCCAGTATCATGACCTCTACTGAAGTTATGCCAGACAGGAGTCAAAATATTGCTTCTCTCTGTTTTGGTATTTTCAGCAGCAGAGGCACTGTAAAGGCAAAATTCTTCcaagttaatttacataatgagaAAAGAAGAAAgtaaaagacatacatacacttgaAATTCATTTCTGTGAAAATACATAGGATAGCTATTACTTCAGGTTTACTATAACAACATTTATTATAATGACCATTTATACTTTTTACCATTCAGGGCCATTATTCATGATCTGGACAAATtcacttcatgtacacatacacatatgttttgtattactcattgtaatatgaacgctataaatgagtgtagcacatagagaaagtgctttacttcagtgttacttgttgtaatatgaatgctataaatgagtgtagcacatagagaaagtgctgtacttcagtgttactcattgtaatatgaatgctataaacaagtgtagcacatagagaaagtgctttatttcagtgttacacattgtaatatgaatgctataaatgagtgtagcacatagagaaagtgctttacttcagtgttacacattgtaatatgaatgctataaataagtgtagcacatagagaaatttagtgctttacttcagtgttacacattgtaatatgaatgctataaacgagtgtaacaCAGAGAAAGTGCTCTCTGTGTTTGTTATTATAATGTAAGTCAATGGATGACTAGTCAAGTAATGTGACTGGATGACTAGTCAAAGAATACTATTGGTTAACCAGTTTTGTGTGCATGCCAAATTGTACTTGTTTGAACAGAACATACAGGGAGCACTTTCTGTTCAACATTCAAAATCATGGTatcatttcacaatatttttccGCATTCAGCTGGGAAAACACTCATGACATAAGTTATGGTTTTGTCGCTATGAGTCAAAGGCTCCTTATGTTGCTCATATTTCCCTCAGCTGAACAAGTCAAAGGCTCCCTATGTCATTCATATTTCCCttagctgaacaaagaaaatagtGGATAAATCAacagacaacatacatacatatgaccaagaaattattgataatttagACTATTGATTATTAAGATTTATCAAATCACCATGATCAAATTTCGAAATATTTGTTAATCGCACATTCTAAATGGATGACTAGATGTGCGATGTCATTGGATGACTAGTCAAGGTATATGATTGGATGACTAGTCAAGCTACAGGATTGGATGACTATAGTCACGGCATATGATTGGATGACTAGTCAAGGTATATGATTGGATGACTAGTCAAGCTACAGGATTGGATGACTGATCAAGGAATGTGATTGTATGACTAGTCAAGCCATATGATTGGATGACTAGTCAAGTAATGTGACTGGAGGACTAGTCAAAGAATACTATTGGTTAACCAGTTGTGATTGACAGGATGGGTATGAAACATGAATTATTGGAATCATTGATTAATCAATGGGTAAAGGAGCAAGAAACAAGTTTTACTAACTGTATGGCCTTGCCCAAAGGGTGGAACTTGTAGATTTGCAGGCTGAAAGCAAAATGTGAGAACAAGATAGGTAGACAGATCCAAAATAATGTTTGCAAATGAATTATGGGTTGGGCTGAATAAGTCATATGCTACAAACAATAGCACACAGATATCTTCACCCTGACACCCCTAAAGTAAAAGAATGGTATGGCTCACTGCAAAGAATGATGTAATGTAAGCTTATTTCCTTATTTCTTGcataaaactgaaaacaagacaagacaaatGCATACCTCTTCACAAGAAATACTGGGCAGCaatttacttacatgtaaaattctgtgcttttaacttttttttgtacattttataccaACATTTTAATAACCATTAATAAAGCAATATTATTTCTGTAAACACAATCCAAAATAAAAGATGGATTTGACAAAAAGTTAGGAAAACAAAAAGAATGTTCGTCaatgaattttgaaaataaagaataGTGAAGAGGTTTGAATGATAGggttgttgtacatgtacgaaTATAGCGAAAAGTAAGGATGACACAAGAAAGGAATAACGCAGAAGACTGCATGTTATATTATCAAACCTACTAGTTATAATATTACTGACAAggataaaatatgaaaactagaaATCAagaatatgaaaatacaaagtaattaaggtagaatgcaccCAAGGGATGAAAATCAAacttcttaaaatctctccaagcTTTGCCATATGAGGgtttgttcctggtccttttgaaataaacaaacaaatttagttttcaaggaaattacTCATCTTTCATTTTCCCAAAGTGTTAACACTGTATTcctagtggccatattggattctatggCTATATTagattctacggccatattggatactaaatggccatattggattctactgccatattggattctatggccatattggatacTAAATGGCCATATTGTTCTACTGCCACATTGGATACTAAATGGCCATATTgttctacggccatattggatactAAATGGCCATATTGTTCTACTGCCACATTGGATACTAAATGGCTTAATTTTTCtgacattttgacctctatttcaaaaaatttGTCCAATAAccccacaatttttttttgtaacatgtagaagtggttctgtaGTTCAGTTCTTCCACTATCCAGTTTTGTTTtaacaaagtaataaagtggttagtggtttcagacgatgactcacacacactataacatatttcacacagaaatttggtaaaatattgcACTTTTAAattatagtcaccattttacaaaaattctgTTTTTACCCCTAATTTGTGTTGGTCATTATGTGTACGcgtctaatttgaatatttcaaaaaatgcactgacttgaaattaacaaaactACGTAAACTACCTTCTGCGTATCTACataccagatatcaaagcaatctgacaagcaGTATTTGAGAAgaagttgaaaatatcatttttaacaaaaagtaaaaaaaatccctgaaaatggcacagatcaacttggcatgaataAATCTGAATAGCTCCCTCCCACCCCCCAGGAGCATGCagaccaaatatcaaagtattctgactgtcGGTTTTGGACaagaagatgaaaataacaaaagttgATGTACAGAAGATGAATGACAACAGAAAATCGACCTAACCCTTAAGCTCTTCTCAGCTGTCGCTGACAATGGAGCTAAAAACTGAATTTTACAGTAAATGGCAATATATGGCATGTTTATAGCATGATATGCTGCAATACACTTTACAAGAACATCACTTCATGCAGTAGCCTCTATGTAACAATGACTTATCAACCCATGTAgtgtgaaaaaatatatttacataaaaattatcATATCAAAAAATACAATCATATCACAATCCCTCTATTATCAGTATGGAAACATACTGATAATAAAAATTACCAATTTCTGTTGGACACAGCTTGCCACAGGTAAACAATCCATTCACACCAAAATTGATACACTTGAAAATCTTATTTCAAACCTGTATATCTGCTACcacgccctctagtggcagcaaGTGAACAAGGCTAACTGTTCCAGTCAAAAAACTTTCATAAATGCTTCTACATTTGTAGTTATGTGAAATTGGTTATCAAAATCTACTTATTACATGACCAAGTGGTCCCAACATTACGTAGATCTTGCACTAGTCAGCATTCTTGAATTAAaattaggcgtaaaaaaattgtgtggttccgattacattcaattttagaataggtggggtaggttgattttttattttattaaaattttttttttttttcatatgtgagtgtctagttcaggtattatgttttccattgttttccatatggtctctgtgttattggttacttttcatcagatgtacagccattacagtttggaagagcagttttatattgtctttttaaattgatgtcagtttctgaatccactatttcttgtgagacttcacgattttcgcaattttattattttctcgaatattgaaaaataagtttagggttggtgtgaaaaactaggtggggtcgggtaaccggaaccgaacaactgtttttattaggccttgTCATAGCTGCGATGTACAAAGCATACACACAGCAACTTTCTTTCCTTTGGAGATGACAATGCTGACTTGCTATCTGGCTATGCCATGGAAAATTTGATAGTGAAAGTGGCAAAAGCAGTTAGAATTTTGCAAAAATCATTccatataaaatgaaaatacttggTGTTTACCGATGACAAGCACTGTCTAAATTGTTCAGGGAATTCATACGGTTAACAATATATCTTTCCTATCAATAATAGAGGGACTGAAATAAACTGAACATATTACACTAATATCTAGTTTagagttctaaactggtacagtactatgttttaaaaacttcattactaatacgAGTTGAGTCATGACTGTTGTTCgaacacagaaatctgtgctccctccaaccgtgttcatataaacagGTTGACGTTGTCGCGTTCacacgtgattttagtttaaacagactggaggtggagtcctggttcaacatttgcatatcagtgcagtcCTAGACACGTTAGAAAGGTCAAAAACCTGtctcagtttgtgatggattactactgacatgcacctTTTGTGTTTCGTTCACCACAGGGGAGCACCACAAATTAACACCTTTTGTAACCGTCAtgactagactggtattagtaatgaagtttttaaaacgtaatactgtaccagtttagaattctagactaattaataccataattataattttgtttttatgcaAACTGTTGTCTCTAATATTTTTCACCATACAATTATACATGAATACCAaactatcattttcattttaaaactggATGTGAATATTGCtcaataacaaaaacaatgcATCAATATGGTTAAAACTATACTTTTTTGTCAGTACGCCTTCTATAGTCCAAAACCAGTGTGACATCCACTTTAATGCTAATTTGCGTAAAATACACCACCATTATTATTCTTTATAGATTaaac
Above is a genomic segment from Glandiceps talaboti chromosome 20, keGlaTala1.1, whole genome shotgun sequence containing:
- the LOC144450485 gene encoding retinoic acid receptor beta-like isoform X1; protein product: MMDGYPDYSGAMNTAGMTMGTSMSDYAYNPSTSSVATTSDTNSLSPSSPDSPPPPRVYKPCFVCQDKSSGYHYGVSSCEGCKGFFRRSIQKNMQYTCHRERKCIINKVTRNRCQYCRLQKCFEVGMSKECVRNDRNKKKKVTHEVTESFEMTPEMEEVMDVVVKAHKETFPSETPKPGFKVPANLQVPPFGQGHTASAPTPGLRTNETDLLMFEYVTDMSSRAIIMVVEFAKKIPGFLQLKTQDQITLLKAACLEVMILRISYRFNSDDGSVTFTSGLMLTNEQLKSGGFGTLIDTIGQFAKQVYSLNLDESEVALLSAICLISGDRCGLIEPEKVEKMQEPYLEALRIYVRRRRPSEPHTFAKILMKITDLRSMSAKGTERVLHLKLQIPREFPQIINEMVEEDDEGEGEEKSKTKNDTSTTESSSSASKTSTELPVKREEESSSSQELSVAERTQQLAMHSTDPLDLMKAALFS
- the LOC144450485 gene encoding retinoic acid receptor beta-like isoform X2, translating into MMDGYPDYSGAMNTAGMTMGTSMSDYAYNPSTSSVATTSDTNSLSPSSPDSPPPPRVYKPCFVCQDKSSGYHYGVSSCEGCKGFFRRSIQKNMQYTCHRERKCIINKVTRNRCQYCRLQKCFEVGMSKECVRNDRNKKKKVTHEVTESFEMTPEMEEVMDVVVKAHKETFPSETPKPGFKVASAPTPGLRTNETDLLMFEYVTDMSSRAIIMVVEFAKKIPGFLQLKTQDQITLLKAACLEVMILRISYRFNSDDGSVTFTSGLMLTNEQLKSGGFGTLIDTIGQFAKQVYSLNLDESEVALLSAICLISGDRCGLIEPEKVEKMQEPYLEALRIYVRRRRPSEPHTFAKILMKITDLRSMSAKGTERVLHLKLQIPREFPQIINEMVEEDDEGEGEEKSKTKNDTSTTESSSSASKTSTELPVKREEESSSSQELSVAERTQQLAMHSTDPLDLMKAALFS